A DNA window from Paenibacillus andongensis contains the following coding sequences:
- a CDS encoding hemerythrin domain-containing protein — MFNRYEIYGSVHKGLRYALSGLCSQAGSIDLANQRKVEAFIEEWRRVVIMLEAHCHDEDVHLNGVYAQFAPETGKQLEEEHEDLDWKLQEIDNILCRIEHPGTSLEDRPQLWYQLGKKLNRFTAEYFVHLQREEGPGMEALWNHLNDEQIHELSFKIRSSISPEAMLVLLSYMLPAITRTERLELLSDIKRSAASDFYEEVLCLAESCLEQQDWLELAKALERNEGFDSSEFIVS; from the coding sequence ATGTTTAACCGTTACGAAATTTACGGATCCGTTCACAAAGGACTTCGCTATGCGTTAAGCGGGCTTTGCTCACAAGCGGGATCGATAGACCTCGCAAATCAGCGGAAAGTGGAGGCGTTTATTGAAGAATGGAGGCGAGTTGTGATCATGTTGGAAGCGCATTGCCATGATGAGGATGTACATCTGAACGGCGTGTATGCGCAGTTTGCGCCCGAAACGGGGAAACAGCTGGAAGAGGAGCATGAGGATCTGGATTGGAAGCTGCAAGAGATTGACAACATCCTATGCCGGATTGAACATCCGGGGACTTCGTTGGAAGACCGTCCGCAGTTGTGGTACCAGTTAGGCAAAAAGTTAAATCGTTTTACGGCTGAATATTTCGTTCACCTACAGCGTGAAGAAGGGCCTGGAATGGAAGCGTTATGGAACCATCTGAATGATGAACAAATCCATGAGTTATCTTTTAAAATACGTTCCTCTATTTCTCCGGAAGCCATGTTGGTTCTTCTGTCATATATGCTCCCCGCCATCACCCGGACGGAACGGTTAGAGCTGCTGAGCGACATCAAACGATCTGCCGCTAGCGATTTTTACGAAGAGGTGCTTTGTTTGGCGGAGAGCTGTTTGGAGCAACAAGACTGGTTGGAGTTAGCGAAGGCGTTGGAGCGGAATGAAGGTTTTGATTCGAGCGAATTCATAGTTTCTTAG
- a CDS encoding HesA/MoeB/ThiF family protein gives MIINMAMKPMVKKTIFMREREKGLFRISELFPDRAVEIEDEDGFFQLLIQQMDGTRTIDQILAELQSRDTPVTDDELLELIGDLDAIGLLDNMASAAYSSFSSEELERYKANLNYFRSFSSLASSPWEMQQALKSAKITVIGVGTLGSGVLFNLAGLGVENVRIIDFDHVEWSNLNRQLLFNETDIGRRKIDAANEFIHRFHSRMVLDCIPGEIRSADDAEKAVTDSDFVVLAADQPHFMLERWVNQACVKQGIPFIGGGVNAVEGQLYTVVPGQTGCLDCNYLLRSRQDEDYLRYIQSCITSCFKMPSTAIAPNYMLLTGMVCGEVVRMITKTNALQSAGKVVSIHFETFRTEIKMDFASPTPECPTCGHGKGEEAIFRYFRELEKSITPC, from the coding sequence GTGATTATAAATATGGCCATGAAGCCAATGGTGAAAAAAACGATATTTATGAGAGAACGGGAAAAAGGGCTATTTCGCATTAGCGAGCTTTTTCCCGATCGTGCTGTTGAAATCGAGGATGAGGACGGGTTCTTTCAGCTGCTGATTCAGCAAATGGACGGTACCCGAACCATCGATCAGATTTTAGCCGAGCTGCAGAGTAGAGATACACCGGTTACGGATGATGAGCTGCTTGAGCTGATCGGCGATCTTGATGCGATCGGTTTGTTGGATAACATGGCGTCGGCCGCATACAGCAGCTTTTCTTCCGAGGAACTGGAGCGATATAAAGCGAATTTGAACTATTTTCGCTCCTTTTCCAGTCTTGCCAGCAGTCCTTGGGAGATGCAGCAAGCGCTGAAGTCCGCGAAAATAACTGTTATCGGCGTCGGAACACTCGGATCGGGCGTGCTGTTTAACCTAGCAGGACTAGGCGTCGAAAACGTTCGAATTATCGATTTTGATCACGTTGAATGGAGCAACTTGAATCGGCAGCTGTTATTTAATGAAACGGATATCGGCAGACGAAAGATCGATGCAGCCAATGAGTTTATCCACCGCTTCCATTCCCGGATGGTGCTTGATTGTATTCCGGGCGAAATCAGATCAGCTGATGATGCGGAAAAAGCCGTTACAGACAGCGATTTCGTGGTACTCGCCGCAGATCAGCCCCATTTTATGCTGGAACGGTGGGTTAATCAGGCTTGTGTTAAGCAAGGCATTCCTTTTATCGGTGGCGGGGTGAACGCTGTTGAAGGGCAGCTGTATACCGTTGTCCCTGGACAAACGGGCTGCCTGGATTGCAACTATCTGCTACGCAGCCGGCAGGACGAGGATTATCTCCGTTATATTCAAAGTTGTATCACCTCCTGCTTTAAAATGCCCAGCACGGCCATAGCGCCGAATTACATGCTGCTAACCGGCATGGTGTGCGGGGAAGTCGTGCGCATGATTACAAAAACGAATGCTTTACAATCGGCAGGAAAAGTGGTTTCCATCCATTTCGAGACGTTTCGAACGGAGATCAAGATGGACTTTGCCAGCCCAACCCCTGAGTGCCCGACCTGCGGTCATGGCAAGGGGGAGGAAGCTATTTTTCGGTATTTTCGCGAATTGGAAAAGTCAATTACACCGTGCTAA
- a CDS encoding DinB/UmuC family translesion DNA polymerase, producing the protein MHFATNNTLKVLGSAREIFHRIWNGHPVRKVGVTLGSLDDEEVTQLDLFEDVTKLRKLDSVLDGIKDRFGSKAIMDCGK; encoded by the coding sequence ATGCATTTTGCCACGAACAATACACTAAAAGTTCTCGGGTCCGCTCGCGAGATATTTCATCGTATCTGGAATGGTCATCCGGTGCGCAAAGTCGGCGTTACGCTAGGATCACTTGATGACGAGGAAGTCACACAGTTGGATCTCTTTGAAGACGTAACGAAGCTACGAAAACTAGATAGTGTCCTTGATGGTATTAAAGACCGTTTTGGGAGTAAAGCAATTATGGACTGCGGCAAATAG
- a CDS encoding L-lactate dehydrogenase, with amino-acid sequence MAWKPRKVAIVGMGLVGSNCAYAIINQSVCEELMLINRTPDYALAQALDLSHCMDFTQSRTKVFAGNFDQCGDVDVVILTPGASMNKNQNRLDLMESSIHIMKNIIQPIIQSGFNGIFLVATNPVDIITYIVWKLSGLPRNRVIGTGTSIDSSRLKTILSEIFPVEPKSVQGYVLGEHGDSQFVAWSHVTIGGKPLHQIISQHPHRFGLVDLDQLEQRTKLAGWEIFNLKGSTSFGIGNALAFITRSVLNDDHKIIAVSAILDGEYGERNVCIGVPAIISRDGVKEVVELHLDNMEQEKLSYSCSVIRKHLLQASIIGSL; translated from the coding sequence ATGGCTTGGAAACCGAGAAAAGTCGCTATTGTCGGGATGGGATTAGTTGGTTCAAACTGTGCTTACGCCATAATCAATCAGTCCGTTTGCGAAGAATTGATGCTTATTAATCGCACGCCAGACTACGCATTGGCTCAAGCATTAGACCTGTCTCACTGTATGGACTTCACTCAATCGCGGACCAAGGTATTTGCGGGCAATTTCGATCAATGTGGGGATGTAGATGTAGTGATTCTGACACCTGGGGCAAGCATGAACAAAAATCAGAACCGTCTTGATCTGATGGAATCTTCCATTCATATCATGAAGAATATCATTCAACCGATCATCCAAAGCGGGTTTAACGGAATCTTCCTTGTTGCCACAAATCCTGTGGACATCATTACATATATCGTATGGAAATTATCGGGTCTTCCCCGAAATCGTGTGATCGGAACAGGCACCTCCATCGATAGTTCACGGCTGAAAACGATCTTATCCGAAATCTTTCCAGTCGAACCGAAGAGCGTTCAAGGGTATGTACTCGGTGAACATGGTGACTCCCAGTTCGTGGCTTGGTCACACGTAACCATTGGCGGTAAACCGCTGCATCAGATCATAAGCCAGCATCCGCATCGATTCGGTCTCGTCGATCTTGATCAATTGGAGCAACGGACCAAACTGGCTGGATGGGAAATATTCAACCTTAAAGGATCCACTTCTTTTGGTATCGGCAATGCATTGGCTTTCATCACTCGATCTGTGCTAAATGATGATCATAAGATTATCGCCGTATCCGCGATCTTAGATGGAGAATACGGTGAGAGAAACGTATGTATTGGCGTTCCTGCCATCATATCTCGAGATGGAGTTAAGGAAGTAGTTGAGCTACATCTCGATAATATGGAACAAGAGAAACTTAGTTACTCCTGTAGCGTAATTCGTAAGCACCTTCTCCAAGCGTCTATTATCGGCAGTTTGTGA
- a CDS encoding serine hydrolase — translation MNLQLFPVELCYQLKGDDSLQLLAVQVNELLSSLQSKNEFSECVLLSKKDKIIINQGYRFANREHQVKNTADTKFRIGSITKQFTAMAIMMLEEQIYIQ, via the coding sequence TTGAATTTACAATTATTCCCTGTAGAATTGTGTTATCAACTAAAAGGGGATGACTCTTTGCAACTATTAGCTGTTCAGGTAAATGAATTATTATCATCATTGCAAAGTAAAAATGAATTTAGTGAATGTGTGTTGCTCTCCAAAAAAGATAAAATCATTATTAATCAAGGATATAGATTTGCAAATCGAGAGCACCAAGTAAAGAATACTGCCGATACAAAATTCAGAATTGGATCGATAACGAAGCAGTTTACAGCAATGGCAATTATGATGCTTGAGGAACAAATCTATATTCAATAA
- a CDS encoding MBL fold metallo-hydrolase has product MITHFHEDHSGCAAYIEETKKLPIYLNEKTIDYCARRADYPLYRQLFWGRRKPFHAKAMPETFTSRNATWKVIDTPGHAFDIYYQLNIMY; this is encoded by the coding sequence ATGATAACTCATTTTCATGAAGATCATTCAGGTTGTGCCGCTTATATTGAAGAAACTAAGAAACTACCAATTTATTTAAATGAAAAAACAATTGATTATTGCGCACGTCGTGCAGATTATCCTTTATATAGACAACTCTTTTGGGGGAGAAGAAAGCCGTTTCATGCTAAGGCTATGCCTGAAACGTTTACATCCAGAAATGCGACATGGAAAGTAATCGATACACCTGGGCATGCTTTTGATATTTATTATCAATTAAACATAATGTATTAA
- a CDS encoding IS110 family transposase: MKFKSQDKQNQLIENITFNHIVVGVDIAQEAHVARAVNFRGVALGNPLVFSNDEDGFKSLDRWIRDLLASFKLSQVIVGMEPTGHYWLSLAGWLKNKAIEAVLVNPHLVKKNKENRDNTRSKSDKKDALVIADMVKNGYYSPVRFHSSEYAELRVLMANRETVVKRLVSAVNQIHRWVDIVFPELRQVFKILTCKGALLTLRLFPLPAELCKLSPDDVIKGWQKSMKRHSGVRRAHLLIDLAKKTIGSKQATHAYKLHLEQLLEEHDLATKQLQRIEKEAKDVVERIPYSGKMLAITGISPIALAGVLGESGDLRGYAHGNALLRHAGLNITEASSGKWKGQLKLSKRGRPRLRHFLYLITMCMVMSNQEFKAIHHYNVQVKKLKKMKSIMKLCGKLARLLVGMARSDEAYNRDKIFVLAA, from the coding sequence ATGAAGTTTAAATCACAAGATAAGCAAAATCAACTCATTGAAAACATTACCTTTAATCATATTGTTGTTGGTGTAGACATTGCTCAGGAGGCCCATGTTGCCAGAGCGGTTAACTTTCGAGGTGTCGCTCTCGGTAATCCTTTAGTGTTTAGTAATGACGAGGATGGATTCAAGTCCCTCGACCGTTGGATTCGCGACTTGTTAGCTTCATTTAAATTATCTCAAGTTATCGTTGGTATGGAACCCACTGGCCATTACTGGCTAAGCCTTGCCGGGTGGCTCAAAAACAAAGCCATTGAAGCCGTACTTGTTAATCCTCACCTAGTTAAAAAGAATAAAGAAAACCGCGACAATACACGCTCTAAAAGCGACAAAAAAGATGCTTTAGTTATTGCCGACATGGTGAAAAACGGCTACTACTCCCCTGTCCGCTTCCATTCTTCCGAATACGCGGAGCTGCGAGTGCTTATGGCTAACCGAGAAACGGTCGTTAAACGACTCGTAAGTGCCGTTAACCAGATCCACCGCTGGGTCGACATTGTCTTCCCTGAACTGAGACAAGTCTTTAAAATCTTAACTTGCAAGGGTGCATTGTTAACCCTTCGGCTTTTTCCGCTCCCGGCTGAGCTATGTAAACTAAGTCCTGACGATGTAATTAAAGGATGGCAGAAATCAATGAAGCGGCATTCTGGTGTGCGTAGAGCTCATCTACTCATCGATCTTGCCAAGAAAACTATTGGATCTAAGCAGGCAACACATGCTTACAAACTCCATCTAGAGCAGCTCCTTGAGGAGCATGACTTAGCCACTAAACAACTGCAGAGGATAGAAAAAGAAGCCAAAGACGTTGTTGAACGTATCCCCTATTCAGGAAAAATGCTTGCCATTACTGGAATAAGTCCAATTGCTCTAGCTGGTGTTTTAGGAGAGTCTGGGGATCTTAGAGGTTATGCGCACGGGAACGCTCTACTCCGTCACGCAGGACTTAATATAACCGAAGCAAGCTCTGGGAAATGGAAGGGACAACTGAAGCTCAGCAAACGAGGTCGTCCACGTCTGCGTCACTTTCTTTATTTAATTACGATGTGCATGGTCATGAGTAACCAAGAATTTAAAGCCATACACCACTACAATGTTCAGGTGAAAAAGCTTAAAAAGATGAAGTCTATCATGAAGCTATGTGGAAAGCTAGCTCGACTCTTAGTAGGAATGGCTCGTAGTGATGAAGCTTACAACCGCGATAAAATCTTTGTATTAGCAGCTTAA
- a CDS encoding serine hydrolase domain-containing protein yields MENQPSSDLQQTIQAMLDELTESGIEIGLQAAAYYQGKLILNAHSGVMDALTRKPVESDTLFVSMSSCKGITATVIHMLTQAGKLGYDDKVADYWPEFAANGKADITIRQVLCHEAGIPQMPNNVSMDTVLDWGAMVHEIEQLSPVWEPGTKTGYHGFTFGWILGELAERVDKRKFAQIVQEEICAPLGISHELYFGVPDAAESRVAKISGEELPWIEMPDHLLIKRMLPTHLMPITNSAWNESVLHQAVLPSANACITANALARMYASLIGDGVDGIRLLNSAQLEQATLLQTKEPDEVFMGMVAIPKALGYWLGNNESASAMGDRIHTFGHTGMGGMIGFADPKRHFSFALLKNRFSFNRGDQDTDVLIANKVREWIQVFN; encoded by the coding sequence GTGGAAAACCAACCATCCAGCGATTTGCAACAAACCATACAGGCGATGCTTGACGAATTAACGGAGAGTGGAATAGAAATCGGCCTGCAGGCAGCAGCCTATTACCAAGGCAAGCTAATACTAAACGCGCATTCTGGGGTGATGGATGCCCTAACAAGGAAGCCTGTGGAAAGCGATACGCTCTTTGTCAGCATGTCCAGCTGTAAAGGAATTACCGCGACTGTCATTCATATGCTGACGCAAGCCGGGAAGCTCGGGTATGACGATAAGGTAGCCGATTATTGGCCTGAGTTTGCCGCGAACGGAAAAGCGGATATTACGATTCGTCAGGTACTATGTCATGAGGCAGGCATACCGCAAATGCCGAACAATGTCAGTATGGATACCGTCTTAGATTGGGGAGCTATGGTTCATGAAATCGAACAGCTGTCGCCTGTTTGGGAGCCAGGTACCAAAACCGGCTATCATGGCTTCACTTTTGGTTGGATTCTGGGCGAATTAGCTGAACGTGTTGATAAACGCAAATTCGCGCAGATTGTACAGGAAGAGATTTGTGCACCTCTTGGCATAAGCCATGAGCTTTACTTCGGCGTTCCGGATGCAGCGGAATCGAGAGTTGCCAAAATTAGCGGGGAAGAGCTTCCTTGGATCGAAATGCCCGATCATTTATTGATTAAACGAATGCTACCGACGCATCTTATGCCTATTACAAATTCAGCCTGGAACGAATCTGTATTGCATCAGGCGGTTTTGCCGTCCGCCAATGCGTGTATCACGGCTAACGCGCTTGCCCGCATGTATGCTTCACTTATCGGCGATGGTGTCGATGGCATTCGTCTGTTGAATTCCGCCCAACTGGAACAGGCTACCTTACTCCAAACCAAGGAGCCCGATGAAGTGTTTATGGGGATGGTCGCCATTCCCAAAGCGCTCGGATACTGGCTGGGGAATAACGAATCAGCTTCAGCAATGGGGGACCGCATTCATACCTTTGGGCATACCGGTATGGGCGGCATGATTGGATTTGCCGATCCGAAGCGCCACTTTTCATTCGCCTTGCTCAAAAATCGCTTTTCCTTTAATCGCGGGGATCAGGATACGGACGTACTTATTGCGAATAAGGTGCGCGAATGGATTCAAGTATTCAATTAA
- a CDS encoding GNAT family N-acetyltransferase yields MSIKPTDPILYTIPESFESKRLFIRAPLWEDGVRVNDAVKESIEELRPWMPWAVNVPTIEESEINIRRSRLQFLDRSDLRLLLIQKETGQLIGSSGLHRIDWQTRKFEIGYWVRTSFGNQGYITEAVEAITNYAVHELQANRIEIRCDGRNTRSSRIAERLGFTLEGILRNDNCDVGGSLRDTMVFSKVRGVEF; encoded by the coding sequence ATGAGCATCAAACCAACCGATCCGATACTATATACGATACCTGAAAGCTTTGAAAGTAAACGATTGTTTATAAGAGCTCCATTATGGGAAGATGGCGTGAGGGTAAATGATGCAGTTAAAGAAAGTATTGAGGAATTGCGTCCCTGGATGCCGTGGGCTGTGAACGTTCCAACAATTGAAGAGTCTGAAATAAATATCCGACGATCTAGGCTTCAATTCTTGGATCGCAGCGATCTAAGATTACTCCTCATTCAGAAAGAAACAGGTCAATTAATTGGTAGCAGCGGTCTACATCGAATTGATTGGCAAACGCGAAAATTTGAAATTGGTTATTGGGTGCGTACATCTTTTGGCAATCAAGGATATATTACTGAAGCAGTAGAAGCTATTACAAATTATGCAGTGCATGAGTTACAAGCTAATCGAATTGAAATCCGATGTGACGGACGCAATACTCGAAGTTCACGAATTGCCGAACGCCTGGGATTCACATTAGAAGGAATTCTTAGAAATGATAATTGTGATGTAGGTGGATCATTGAGAGATACTATGGTATTTTCTAAAGTTCGCGGTGTGGAGTTTTAA
- a CDS encoding protein phosphatase 2C domain-containing protein produces the protein MNNLNVTYEVITKKGVGVLNEDAIIMHPKANLYGALDGVSSLVPYLNSKMETGGFIAANLVKNYFESVTDPGSLKDHMIEVNDFLREQMVLANIDLGKKEELWGAALAIVRIQDNGVEFIQTGDCMILAVYANKEVRPLTWRQVSHLEAPAFAKWQEGITKGLKSQKELHETVIDTIRKNRYRANTDGGYGVLNGEKDAVLFLEYGKINLTYLKHIILLTDGMFLPTNIVPEQSSYWSFVAQRILNKGIKLYTQELIELEDSDPECIQHIRFKKSDDKTAMVINFH, from the coding sequence GTGAACAACTTGAATGTTACTTATGAGGTGATCACCAAGAAAGGCGTTGGGGTACTAAATGAGGATGCTATTATTATGCATCCGAAAGCAAATTTGTATGGAGCTTTGGATGGTGTATCTTCCTTGGTACCCTATCTAAATTCCAAAATGGAAACTGGCGGTTTTATTGCGGCGAATCTGGTGAAAAACTACTTCGAATCTGTTACTGATCCTGGAAGTTTAAAGGACCACATGATTGAGGTGAATGATTTTCTTAGGGAACAAATGGTGCTCGCTAATATTGATCTGGGGAAAAAGGAAGAACTCTGGGGAGCCGCATTGGCAATCGTTCGTATTCAGGATAATGGTGTGGAGTTCATACAGACAGGGGATTGCATGATTCTAGCCGTGTATGCTAATAAAGAGGTTCGCCCATTAACATGGAGACAAGTTTCTCACTTAGAAGCTCCAGCATTCGCTAAATGGCAGGAAGGAATAACAAAAGGATTAAAAAGCCAGAAAGAGCTTCATGAAACCGTTATTGATACAATAAGAAAGAACCGATATCGCGCTAATACAGATGGTGGTTACGGGGTTTTAAATGGGGAAAAGGATGCAGTTCTTTTTTTAGAATACGGGAAAATTAATCTGACGTATTTAAAACATATCATTTTGTTGACTGATGGGATGTTTTTACCAACGAATATCGTACCCGAACAGAGTTCGTATTGGAGCTTTGTTGCGCAAAGAATATTGAATAAAGGTATAAAACTTTATACTCAAGAATTAATAGAACTTGAGGATAGCGATCCTGAGTGTATTCAACATATTCGCTTTAAGAAATCAGACGATAAGACCGCAATGGTGATTAATTTCCATTAG
- a CDS encoding DinB family protein: protein MFHVKDILSDQLLANANDPSWYLPFSDAVENLSEEVAFWKPNEDSNSIAEIVQHLLYWNETWQTRYQKSDVNAVPSIGNNNKSFIIPKDQKFTDLKERLLDVLLKWQDLLTEEKVESDVIGFPVAARWWELLGNVSTHNAYHIGQICYIRKLQKSWNVDAK from the coding sequence ATGTTTCATGTAAAAGATATTTTATCCGATCAGTTATTAGCAAATGCTAATGACCCTAGTTGGTACCTACCATTTTCAGATGCAGTTGAAAATTTGTCGGAGGAAGTAGCTTTTTGGAAACCTAATGAAGATAGTAATAGTATCGCTGAAATTGTGCAGCATTTACTTTATTGGAATGAAACTTGGCAAACCAGGTACCAAAAATCTGATGTCAATGCTGTGCCTTCCATAGGAAATAATAATAAAAGTTTTATAATTCCCAAAGATCAAAAATTCACTGATTTAAAAGAACGATTATTAGATGTGCTTTTAAAATGGCAAGATCTACTTACTGAAGAAAAAGTCGAAAGTGATGTAATTGGTTTCCCAGTGGCTGCCAGGTGGTGGGAGTTACTCGGAAATGTGTCAACTCATAATGCATATCACATTGGTCAAATCTGTTATATTCGGAAGCTACAAAAGAGCTGGAATGTAGATGCAAAATAA
- a CDS encoding DUF4362 domain-containing protein, whose protein sequence is MIRTKITIGVLIGIIGVLVMILVINLTTDNKNALERNDSILHHFNKVDVDRLNEMVQRHKNGKGDYLVLIPPIIDGGYWIHDVQSNGREVIWTIDNTRDGMSSEHGKQVYRCKRISMDETKDHYVYT, encoded by the coding sequence ATGATACGAACAAAGATAACGATTGGAGTGCTTATTGGAATCATCGGGGTGTTGGTAATGATCTTAGTTATTAATTTAACGACTGACAACAAAAATGCACTTGAAAGAAATGATAGTATCCTTCACCATTTTAATAAGGTGGATGTAGACCGTTTAAATGAGATGGTTCAGCGTCATAAAAATGGAAAAGGCGACTATCTCGTGCTCATTCCACCGATTATCGACGGTGGTTACTGGATTCATGATGTGCAGTCAAACGGCAGGGAGGTCATCTGGACCATTGATAATACCAGGGATGGAATGAGTTCTGAGCATGGAAAACAGGTTTACAGATGCAAGAGGATTAGTATGGATGAGACAAAAGATCATTATGTATATACTTAA
- a CDS encoding nuclear transport factor 2 family protein, giving the protein MSKELNASLISAMETYLNAGLAMDLEKMDAIYAPDFENIRMDRDGRTFTITKDQFMQRFHAMRSQGKKLDTTDDVEFLATTLYDGHGSVIMRRVKNGKPVLYNFVWRMEAGHPSTLIREFTYEEDISYLTNLLK; this is encoded by the coding sequence ATGTCGAAAGAACTCAACGCTTCACTTATCTCCGCAATGGAGACCTATTTAAACGCAGGACTTGCTATGGATTTGGAGAAAATGGACGCCATCTACGCGCCTGATTTCGAAAATATCCGAATGGACCGCGACGGCCGAACCTTTACAATTACAAAAGATCAATTTATGCAGCGGTTTCATGCCATGCGGAGTCAAGGCAAAAAACTGGACACAACCGACGACGTCGAGTTCCTCGCAACCACGCTCTACGATGGTCATGGTTCTGTAATTATGAGGCGCGTGAAAAACGGCAAACCGGTGCTCTATAATTTTGTTTGGCGAATGGAAGCGGGGCATCCAAGCACGCTAATCCGCGAATTTACCTATGAAGAAGACATCTCCTATCTGACCAACCTGCTAAAATAA